CTGCCGGTGGGGCGGTCCAGCCAGCGCAGGCGCGCGATCCCGTAGCGGGTCAGCACCCGGTGCACAGTCGAAGGATGGATGCCTAACAGATAGCCGATCTGGGCTGGGCCCCAACGACGGATGACTCGGACCTTGATGATTCGCCGCTCGGTGCGGGTGGGTGTCTGATTGGGGCTGTGGTGCGGTCGTGAGCTGCGATCGGCCATGCCGGCCGGTCCCAGTTCGCGATACCTGCTGGCCCAACGCTGGGCAGTGGTGACCGCGACCTGAAACCGCTCGGCGGCCCGGCGCAGCGACCAGCCGTCCTCGACAACACAACGAGCCAGCCGCAGACGACCGGTTTCTGACAATGGGGCATTACGGTGGGACACGAAGACCTCCGAGAGAGTTGGTGCGTTCCTAGACAGCTCGCACTTCACTCGGAGGTCTTCTCCATGTCACCACGCCACGCCGTACCTAACGTCCGTGGTCAGTACAACTAGTCCGGGAAGTCCAGCGGGATCCGCAGCGTCGCCATGGTGGCGGCCAGCGCATCGTATTGCCCTGCGAGCGTGCAGAATTCGATGATCTGGGCCCGGTTGTACAGCTTGGACAGGGCGGTCCAGGTTTCGGTGGACATGGACCGGGTGATGACGAACTCGTCGGTGGCGGTGATCAGCACCCGCTGAGGCTGGGTCAGGCCGGGAGCGTCGGGGCCCTCGAAGATGGCGGCCTGGGTGGCGGCGTCCAGCCCGCGGCTGCGGGCCAGCCGGCGGTGCTGCTGCAGTTCGTACTCGCTGTTGCGCAGATGGCCGACCCGCAGGATCACCACCTCGGCGTCCCGGCGGGACAGCTTGCCCGCGTAGAGCAGATATCCGGAGAACGGCAGCCACGCCAGGAACAGCAGCCGGTGCTGGCCGATCACGTTGAACAGGTGGAACTTCGGGGCCCGGATGCCGCGGGCGCCGATCTTGGCGATGACCCAGTTCAGCGGCCCGAGTTCGCGGAATCCACCGGGCGGGATCCGGGGCGGCTGGGCGGGTTCGATATCGGAGTCGGTCATGTCGTCTGCCTCACCAGATATGGGGACACCGTGCTGCGGTGTGCATCGAGGTCGAGCGCCTTGCCCAGGGCCGGGAAGGCGCGCTGTGGACAGTTGTCGCGTTCGCACACCCGGCAGCCGGCGCCGATCGGTGTCGCCATCGGGTTCGACGTTGTCGCACCTGCGCCACCGGACAGATCCAGCCCTTCCGAGTAGACCAGCCGATGCGCATGGCGGAGTTCGCAGCCCAGGCCGATCGCGAATGTCTTGCCGGGCTGACCGTACCGCGCCGCGCGTCGTTCCACGGTGCGCGCCACCCACATGTAGTCACGGCCGTCGGGCATCTGGGCGATCTGCACCAGGATCTTGCCGGGGTAGGCGAACGTCTCGTAGACGTTCCACAGCGGGCAGGTGCCGCCGGAGGAGGAGAAGTGGAAACCGGTGGCGGACTGGCGTTTGGACATGTTCCCGGCCCGGTCCACCCGGACGAAGGACAGCGGGACACCGCGCATGGACGGGCGCTGCAGGGTGGACAGCCGGTGCGCGATCGTCTCGTAGGACACCGAGTAGAACGCCGAGAGCCGTTCGACGTCGTAGCGGAAGTTCTCGGCTGTCTCGTGGAACTGCCGGTAGGGCAGCACGAGCGCGGCGGCGACGTAGTTGGCCAACCCCAGCCGGGCCAGGGTGCGTGACTCGTCGCTGGTGAACTTGCCCTCGTCGACCAGCTTGTCGATCAGGTCGCCGAACTCCAGATAGCCCAGTTCGGCGGCCAGCTTGAACACGTACTGTCCGCCGGACAGGTGTTCGCCGATCTCCAGCGTGCGGGTTGCGGGGTCGAACCGGTGCAGCACCGAATCGTCGAGATCGTTGCGCCGCACGATGCGCACGCCGTGCACCCGGGTCAGCCGGTCGGACAGTTCCCGGGTCAGCTCGGCGCGGTGCATCCGCATCCGGATGGTGAGATCCTCGGCGGCGGTGTCGAGCTCGTCCAGATAGTTCTGCCGCTGGTAGAAGTAGTCGCGCACCTCTTCGTGCGGCATCGTGATGGTGCCCGTCCCGCTACCCCCGCTGCCCGAGGTGTACCGCCCCTCGGTGGCCGCGGCGAGCTGGGTGGTGGTGAGCCGGTAGCGCTGATGCAGGCTCACCATGGCCCGCGCGAATTCCGGGTGGGCGCTGACGATATCGGCGAGTTCGGCCGGGTCGACGGCGATGTCGAGGTCGCGGTCGAGGGTCACCTCACGCAGTTCGGCCACCAGCCGGGTGTCGTCCTGGGAGGCGAAGAAGGTGGCGTCGACCCCGAACACCTCGGTGATGCGCAGCAGGACGGCGACGGTCAGCGGACGGACATCGTGTTCGATCTGATTGAGGTAGCTCGGGGAGATGTCGAGCATCTGCGCCAGCGCCGCCTGACTGAAGCCGCGCTCGCGGCGCAGTTGGCGCACCCGTGATCCGACGTAGGTCTTGGACACGTCACGAGGCTAACAACTTTGTGAAGATGGGGTTCGCAGCATTCGCATCGGTGGGCGCCCAGCCGCCCTGGCATGATCGCGATTGGTGACTGACTGGGGAGGACAGCGTGAGCGAACCCACGGCGAAGGTGGCATCCGGCTTGGCGAAAACCATGATGCCGGTGCCGGACCCGCATCCCGACGTGTTCGACGTCGAATGGCCGCTGCGGATGGCCGATATCGACCGCACCGGCAGGTTGCGGTTCGACGGAGCCGCTCGCCACATCCAGGACATCGGCCAGGACCAGCTGCGCGAGATGGGCTACGAGGATGTGCACCCCGCGTGGATCGTCCGGCGCACCATGATCGACCTGGTCGCGCCCATCGAGGGTCGGGACTTCCTGCGACTTCGGCGCTGGTGCTCGGGAACGTCGAACCGCTGGTGTGAGATGCGGGTCCGCATCGACGGCCGCAAGGGCGGGCTGATGGAATCCGAGGCGTTCTGGATCAACTTCAGTCGGGAGACCCAGGGCCCGTCGCGCATCTCCGAGGACTTCCTGGCCGGCCTGCAGCGCACCACCGAGGTCGACCGGCTGCGCTGGAAGGCGTACCTGAAGGCGGGTGGCCGTGAGGACGCCGAGCAGGTGCGCAGGTTCCCGCTCCGGGTCACCGACATCGACCTGTTCGACCACATGAACAACTCGGTTTACTGGAGTGTGATCGAGGATTACCTGGAGACCGCGCCGGATCTGTTGAAGGAGCCGTTGCGGGTGACCATCGAGCACGATTCGGCGGTGGCGCTCGGTGATGATCTGGAGATACTGCTGCACACCTACCCGGCGGGGTCGACCGAGAAGTTCGGTGCCGAACTCACCGACCGCACTGTTAGAACGCTCACATATGTCGTCGGCGACGAGGTGAAAGCGGTCGCATCGGTGTTCGGCCGGTGACCCGGACGGTTTTAACAGTACGCGCGTACTGACCAGCGTAAACCGCTACCGCCGAGTAGTTTCTGAACCGGTAAAGCGCCGACGCTTCTTCGCAAGATTTGCAAATCTGTGCAATTGGTTGGCCGAAATTTGCACGTGAGACGGGTGGACCTGCGCATATGGCATGAGGCATCCTCGGGTTAACACGACAGCGAAGCCGCAGCAGTGTTAACAAAGTTGATGAAGGAGCCGCCATGTCCACCGTTGGCACGCCGAAGAGCCCGGAGCAGATCCAGCACGACTGGGACCACAACCCGCGCTGGAAGGGCATCACCCGCACCTACACCCCCAAGGACGTCGTTGCCCTGCAGGGTTCGGTCGTCGAGGAGAACACCCTCGCCCGCCGCGGCGCCGAGGTGCTGTGGGAGCAGCTCCACAACATGGACTTCGTCAACGCGCTCGGCGCGCTGACCGGCAACCAGGCCGTGCAGCAGGTGCGCGCGGGCCTCAAGGCCATCTACCTGTCCGGCTGGCAGGTCGCCGGTGACGCCAACCTGAGCGGGCACACCTACCCCGACCAGAGCCTGTACCCGGCCAACTCGGTGCCGCAGGTGGTGCGCCGCATCAACAACGCGCTGCTGCGTGCCGACCAGATCGCCAAGGTCGAGGGCGACACCTCGGTGGAGAACTGGCTGGCCCCGATCGTCGCCGACGGTGAGGCCGGTTTCGGTGGCGCGCTCAA
This region of Mycolicibacterium diernhoferi genomic DNA includes:
- a CDS encoding carboxymuconolactone decarboxylase family protein, giving the protein MTDSDIEPAQPPRIPPGGFRELGPLNWVIAKIGARGIRAPKFHLFNVIGQHRLLFLAWLPFSGYLLYAGKLSRRDAEVVILRVGHLRNSEYELQQHRRLARSRGLDAATQAAIFEGPDAPGLTQPQRVLITATDEFVITRSMSTETWTALSKLYNRAQIIEFCTLAGQYDALAATMATLRIPLDFPD
- the ramB gene encoding acetate metabolism transcriptional regulator RamB, producing MSKTYVGSRVRQLRRERGFSQAALAQMLDISPSYLNQIEHDVRPLTVAVLLRITEVFGVDATFFASQDDTRLVAELREVTLDRDLDIAVDPAELADIVSAHPEFARAMVSLHQRYRLTTTQLAAATEGRYTSGSGGSGTGTITMPHEEVRDYFYQRQNYLDELDTAAEDLTIRMRMHRAELTRELSDRLTRVHGVRIVRRNDLDDSVLHRFDPATRTLEIGEHLSGGQYVFKLAAELGYLEFGDLIDKLVDEGKFTSDESRTLARLGLANYVAAALVLPYRQFHETAENFRYDVERLSAFYSVSYETIAHRLSTLQRPSMRGVPLSFVRVDRAGNMSKRQSATGFHFSSSGGTCPLWNVYETFAYPGKILVQIAQMPDGRDYMWVARTVERRAARYGQPGKTFAIGLGCELRHAHRLVYSEGLDLSGGAGATTSNPMATPIGAGCRVCERDNCPQRAFPALGKALDLDAHRSTVSPYLVRQTT
- a CDS encoding acyl-[acyl-carrier-protein] thioesterase — encoded protein: MMPVPDPHPDVFDVEWPLRMADIDRTGRLRFDGAARHIQDIGQDQLREMGYEDVHPAWIVRRTMIDLVAPIEGRDFLRLRRWCSGTSNRWCEMRVRIDGRKGGLMESEAFWINFSRETQGPSRISEDFLAGLQRTTEVDRLRWKAYLKAGGREDAEQVRRFPLRVTDIDLFDHMNNSVYWSVIEDYLETAPDLLKEPLRVTIEHDSAVALGDDLEILLHTYPAGSTEKFGAELTDRTVRTLTYVVGDEVKAVASVFGR